The Xenopus laevis strain J_2021 chromosome 5L, Xenopus_laevis_v10.1, whole genome shotgun sequence genome has a segment encoding these proteins:
- the LOC121393564 gene encoding palmitoyltransferase ZDHHC2-like translates to MEKEEKDIRIDMNDEEETDDINAEDRPFIRRFGKIMLVLFICLLAGCYYIFVVELCIFTVQLLEAKITFLVIFHLLFLLCVWSYLRTVMTPPAVPPAKFRLSESDKQRYLSERKPEVLQEILVRMAKDLPISTKDSKGAFRYCDICQLLKPERCHHCPVCDICILKLDHHCVFLNNCVGFSNYKSFLLCVVYALLLCLFTSAVSLYGSILFWTHQLPNTQAKVPIIVLFSLSTFCCVMLLLLLYIHCHWAVDNITSREGESGTWNERYDLGLSKNLRQVFGDEKKYWFLPVFSSLGDGYTFPMTDATKDIEKNAAAVAKDITESQN, encoded by the coding sequence atggaaaaagaagagaaagatatTCGGATAGATATGAATGATGAAGAAGAAACAGACGATATAAATGCAGAAGATCGTCCTTTCATAAGGAGATTCGGCAAGATCATGCTTGTACTTTTCATTTGCCTCCTGGCTGGCTGctattatatatttgtggtgGAGCTGTGCATATTCACTGTACAGTTATTAGAGGCAAAGATCACCTTCCTGGTGATTTTCCACCTTTTGTTCCTCCTGTGCGTCTGGTCCTATCTCCGCACTGTTATGACTCCTCCCGCTGTCCCTCCGGCAAAATTCCGCCTGTCGGAGTCTGACAAGCAGCGGTACCTGAGTGAGAGAAAGCCAGAAGTGCTGCAGGAGATCCTCGTTCGTATGGCTAAAGACTTGCCTATTTCTACTAAGGACTCAAAAGGAGCTTTTAGGTACTGTGACATATGCCAACTGCTAAAGCCAGAGAGGTGCCACCATTGCCCAGTGTGTGACATCTGTATACTGAAACTGGATCATCACTGCGTCTTTCTAAATAACTGTGTGGGATTTTCGAACTACAAGTCCTTCCTCCTGTGCGTGGTTTATGCATTGCTATTGTGCCTATTCACTAGCGCAGTGTCACTTTATGGCTCCATACTATTCTGGACTCATCAGCTGCCCAACACCCAAGCCAAAGTGCCGATCATTGTGCTGTTCAGCTTGAGCACATTCTGCTGTGTAATGTTATTACTATTGTTATATATTCATTGCCATTGGGCTGTAGATAATATCACTTCTAGGGAGGGTGAAAGTGGCACATGGAATGAACGTTATGACTTGGGTTTGAGCAAGAACCTGAGACAAGTGTTTGGAGATGAAAAGAAATATTGGTTCCTCCCAGTCTTCAGCAGCTTAGGAGATGGCTATACATTCCCAATGACTGATGCCACAAAGGACATAGAAAAAAATGCTGCTGCTGTTGCCAAAGACATTACTGAGAGCCAGAACTGA